Proteins from one Besnoitia besnoiti strain Bb-Ger1 chromosome XIII, whole genome shotgun sequence genomic window:
- a CDS encoding hypothetical protein (encoded by transcript BESB_030680) yields the protein MVSYCPVVGAGKTKVINNVHRVVRRWPQTPLSFLGRRCRGAGTSHVRRLADTASDEEGAQAEIAQLSERIKTLSEELNKERTSFRTFVMLWGSLQGYKADASRKRLKNPPHDDILVAHYARAAASKLTQANLWAGCLERLADKIADLQSDLDRRTSGRGAAHRKRYRRSFKAKTHAGSSGDERRPSRGDTDAGPSTPSTSSAAGTGMLSPTPLDVVKEQLVTAARESRMCTSLLYYARRRLARLRQGTGTEAKITRATEAYNRTLARCHHQQELVKRLRKKLRALRKEAKRNLTSTEPSTCASQRGWSAALMRLQRYDITPRPEDENIPWHKRPSFRQLSQYYSPLAPVLLKDIADPPASRGGVAVMEALIPEPFPRSTQEHGSPDWEAATEPSLDHASSPSEQDPLEGTSGSGKLLSKAQRPRLQLEQPQSASSSTSSVAQHPSLPSPGSAVGNSPLADNPASGDAPTAFGPPPTPYSSDLPLSSYGAHLAAEGPAGFPDPWAASSASSSPHLPLSVSPLLSPSAEAVLLSELRAEPFLPGDDAWPRAPSPRYSSYATGEDRDTSSDPEGEFAAGAPSLEFVGGLLASASPSPGMPPTRRDQSPSGAGSAGGDRIAKQMTSDSDVARRKSVSSSQSLLPESTASRSLMSSGAHVELRGTAGPDARATPSPSVTLEDPTMKATAQHPLTARQAQAQASAASGCTSVEVVAHKAGKKSAKKKSLEAEVRDRGEVGAIDGSRLLHDAQPLGHLGPGAGASQAPQASLFGQAARSYAGVPHGGGDSPTGHAFQSDLQLWLQGRRIPFKQRESVGSGARADRDESGQAGSSGPSRSPSTRGNMSPHYPEATRKTQR from the exons ATGGTCTCCTACTGCCCGGTAGTTGGAGCAGGAAAGACCAAAGTGATCAACAACGTGCATCGCGTGGTTCGGCGTTGGCCCCAGACCCCCCTTTCGTTTCTTGGGAGACGGTGTCGTGGGGCGGGTACAAGTCATGTTCGTAGACTGGCAGACACGGCCTCTGACGAAGAGGGCGCTCAAGCAGAAATTGCGCAGCTCTCTGAACGCATCAAAACGCTTTCTGAGGAATTGAATAAAGAACGCACTAGCTTTCGTACTTTCGTGATGCTGTGGGGTTCGCTTCAGGGCTACAAGGCAGACGCCAGCCGGAAGCGGCTCAAA AATCCTCCACACGACGACATCCTGGTGGCTCACTACGCAagggctgccgcctccaaACTGACGCAGGCGAACCTCTGGGCTGGCTGCCTAGAGAGGCTGGCAGACAAGATCGCCGACCTACAGTCTGACCTCGATCGCCGAACTTCGGGACGGGGAGCTGCCCACAGAAAACGTTACAGGCGCAGCTTCAAGGCGAAAACGCACGCAGGGAGTTCAGGAGACGAGAGGCGACCAAGCAGGGGAGACACGGATGCAGGTCCGAGCACGCCCTCCACGTCATCTGCCGCAGGCACAGGTATGTTGTCGCCGACTCCACTTGATGTAGTGAAGGAGCAGCTCGTCACAGCAGCCAGAGAGAGCAGGATGTGCACCAGCCTGCTATACtacgcgcggcgcaggttGGCCCGGCTCCGACAGGGGACTGGGACAGAAGCCAAAATAACCCGAGCCACAGAAGCGTACAACAGGACTTTGGCTCGGTGCCACCACCAACAAGAACTTGTAAAGAGGCTCCGCAAAAAGCTACGAGCCCTAaggaaggaagcgaagcgtAATTTAACCTCAACGGAGCCGTCCACTTGCGCCAGTCAGCGAGGTTGGTCCGCCGCTCTCATGCGCCTTCAGCGTTATGACATAACGCCCCGCCCCGAGGATGAAAACATCCCCTGGCACAAGCGCCCGTCATTCCGGCAACTGAGCCAGTACTACAGCCCCCTTGCGCCTGTACTGCTGAAGGATATAGCCGACCCTCCAGCTTCTCGCGGTGGGGTGGCCGTCATGGAAGCCCTAATCCCTGAACCGTTTCCCCGGTCCACTCAAGAACATGGATCGCCTGACTGGGAGGCCGCGACCGAACCCAGCCTCGACCATGCCAGCAGCCCGTCAGAACAGGATCCTCTGGAGGGAACCAGTGGATCCGGAAAACTGTTAAGCAAGGCGCAACGGCCGCGTTTGCAACTGGAGCAGCCGCAATCCGCATCATCTTCCACAT CCTCAGTCGCCCAGCATCCGTCGTTGCCGTCGCCTGGCAGCGCAGTTGGCAACAGCCCCCTCGCAGACAACCCGGCATCCGGAGACGCGCCTACTGCCTTTGGTCCTCCACCAACGC CCTATTCGTCCGACCTTCCGTTGTCTTCATACGGCGCCCACCTGGCTGCCGAGGGTCCAGCAGGTTTTCCGGACCCCTGGGCAGCCTCATCTGCTTCATCGTCGCCTCACCTGC CACTGTCCGTGTCTCCTCTACTATCACCGAGTGCCGAAGCAGTACTTCTGTCTGAGTTGAGGGCGGAGCCCTTCCTTCCTGGCGATGATGCCTGGCCACGGGCCCCCAGTCCCCGATACAGCTCATATGCAACGGGGGAAGATCGCGACACCTCATCTGATCCAGAAGGTGAGTTTGCAGCTGGCGCGCCTTCACTGGAGTTTGTGGGCGGACTGCTTGCATCTGCATCGCCATCGCCGGGGATGCCGCCGACGCGTAGGGACCAGTCTCCCtcaggcgcaggcagcgcaggcggagaccggATTGCGAAACAGATGACTTCAGATTCGGACGTAGCAAGACGCAAGAGTGTGAGTTCTTCCCAGAGCCTGCTGCCAGAGTCTACAGCATCTCGGTCTCTCATGAGTTCCGGCGCTCACGTAGAACTGCGAGGCACCGCCGGTCCTGACGCAAGAGCGACCCCGTCGCCCAGCGTGACCCTGGAGGACCCTACAATGAAGGCGACCGCTCAACATCCCTTGACAGCAAGGCAGGCCCAGGCGCAAGCTTCAGCCGCATCAGGATGCACTA GCGTCGAGGTCGTCGCGCACAAGGCAGGCAAAAAGTCCGCAAAAAAGAAGTCACTAGAAGCCGAGGTTCGTGATCGGGGCGAGGTGGGAGCGATCGATGGCAGCAGACTGCTACACGATGCACAACCCCTGGGTCACCTGGGCCCTGGCGCGGGGGCTTCACAGGCACCTCAAGCATCTCTGTTCGGCCAGGCTGCCCGCTCGTACGCAGGGGTGCCGCACGGCGGTGGGGACTCTCCCACAGGTCACGCATTTCAGTCGGACCTGCAGTTGTGGCTACAAGGCAGGAGAATACCGTTCAAGCAACGCGAGTCTGTGGGATCCGGGGCAA GGGCCGATCGTGACGAATCAGGCCAGGCCGGGTCCAGTGGTCCCTCCAGGTCACCGTCGACGCGAGGGAACATGTCCCCTCACTatccggaggcgacgcgcaagACCCAGCGGTAG
- a CDS encoding hypothetical protein (encoded by transcript BESB_030690) → MVSYCPVVGAGKPKVTNNVHRVVRRWPQTPLSFLGRRYRGAGTSHVRRLADTASDEEGAQAEIAQLSERIKTLSEELNKERTSFRTFVMLWGSLQGYKADASRKRRKNPLRDDIVVHRYAEAAASKLTQANLWAGCLDRLADKIADLQSDLDRRTSGRGAAHQNRHRRGVKAKTHARSSGDERRPSRGDTDAGPSTPSTSSAAGTGMLSPTPLDVVKEQLMTAVRVSRRLTNNLWHTRRKLARLRQGTGTEDKVTRATEAYNGTVARHHRQLELVMTLRKKLRDLMKDEQGAPTSTKPSTDADERGWYGALVRLQRYDITPRPEDGIIPWHTRPSFRDLSQHYSPFPPVSLKDVADPPDPRASVAQHPSLPSPGSAVGNSPLADNPASGDAPTAFGPPPTPYSSDLPLWSYGAHLAAEGPAGSPDPWAASSASSSPHLQSTASRSLMSTVTHVKLRRTAGTDARATPSPSVTLEDPTMKATAQHPLTARQAQAQASAASGCTSVEVVAHKAGKKSAKKKSLEAEVRDRGEVGAIDGSRLLHDAQPLGHLGPGAGASQAPQASLFGQAARSYAGVPHGGGDSPTGHAFQSDLQFWLQGRRIPFKQRESVGSGARADRDESGQAGSSGPSRSPSTRGNMSPHYPEATRKTQR, encoded by the exons ATGGTCTCCTACTGCCCGGTAGTTGGAGCAGGAAAGCCCAAAGTGACCAACAACGTGCATCGCGTGGTTCGGCGTTGGCCCCAGACCCCCCTTTCGTTTCTTGGGAGACGGTATCGTGGGGCGGGTACAAGTCATGTTCGTAGACTGGCAGACACGGCCTCTGACGAAGAGGGCGCTCAAGCAGAAATTGCGCAGCTCTCTGAACGCATCAAAACGCTTTCTGAGGAATTGAATAAAGAACGCACTAGCTTTCGTACTTTCGTGATGCTGTGGGGTTCGCTTCAGGGCTACAAGGCAGACGCCAGCCGGAAGCGGCGCAAA AATCCCCTACGAGACGACATCGTGGTGCATCGCTacgcagaggctgccgcctccaaACTGACGCAGGCGAACCTCTGGGCTGGCTGCCTAGACAGGCTGGCAGACAAGATCGCCGACCTACAGTCTGACCTCGATCGCCGAACTTCGGGACGGGGAGCTGCCCACCAGAACCGTCACAGGCGCGGCGTCAAGGCGAAAACGCATGCAAGGAGTTCAGGAGACGAGAGGCGACCAAGCAGGGGAGACACGGATGCAGGTCCGAGCACGCCCTCCACGTCATCTGCCGCAGGCACAGGTATGTTGTCGCCGACTCCACTTGATGTAGTGAAGGAGCAGCTCATGACAGCAGTCAGAGTGAGCAGGCGGTTGACGAACAATCTATGGCACACGCGGCGCAAGTTGGCCCGGCTCCGACAGGGGACCGGGACAGAAGACAAAGTGACCCGAGCTACAGAAGCATACAACGGGACTGTGGCACGGCACCACCGCCAACTAGAACTTGTAATGACGCTCCGCAAAAAGCTACGAGACTTAATGAAGGACGAACAGGGTGCACCAACCTCAACGAAGCCGTCCACAGACGCCGATGAACGAGGATGGTACGGCGCTCTCGTGCGCCTTCAGCGTTATGACATAACGCCCCGCCCCGAGGATGGAATCATCCCCTGGCACACCCGCCCGTCATTCCGGGACCTGAGCCAGCATTACAGCCCTTTTCCGCCTGTATCGCTGAAGGATGTAGCCGACCCTCCAGATCCTCGCG CCTCAGTCGCCCAGCATCCGTCGTTGCCGTCGCCTGGCAGCGCAGTTGGCAACAGCCCCCTCGCAGACAACCCGGCATCCGGAGACGCGCCTACTGCCTTTGGTCCTCCACCAACGC CCTATTCATCCGACCTTCCGTTGTGGTCATATGGCGCCCACCTAGCTGCCGAGGGTCCAGCAGGTTCTCCGGACCCCTGGGCAGCCTCATCTGCTTCATCGTCGCCTCACCTGC AGTCTACAGCATCTCGGTCTCTCATGAGTACCGTCACTCACGTAAAGCTGCGGCGCACGGCCGGCACTGACGCAAGAGCGACCCCGTCGCCCAGCGTGACCCTGGAGGACCCTACAATGAAGGCGACCGCTCAACATCCCTTGACAGCAAGGCAGGCCCAGGCGCAAGCTTCAGCCGCGTCAGGATGCACTA GCGTCGAGGTCGTCGCGCACAAGGCAGGCAAAAAGTCCGCAAAAAAGAAGTCACTAGAAGCCGAGGTTCGTGATCGGGGCGAGGTGGGAGCGATCGATGGCAGCAGACTGCTACACGATGCACAACCCCTGGGTCACCTGGGCCCTGGCGCGGGGGCTTCACAGGCACCTCAAGCATCTCTGTTCGGCCAGGCTGCCCGCTCGTACGCAGGGGTGCCGCACGGCGGTGGGGACTCTCCCACAGGTCACGCATTTCAATCGGACCTGCAGTTTTGGCTACAAGGCAGGAGAATACCGTTCAAGCAACGCGAGTCTGTGGGATCCGGGGCAA GGGCCGATCGTGACGAATCAGGCCAGGCCGGGTCCAGTGGTCCCTCCAGGTCACCGTCGACGCGAGGGAACATGTCCCCTCACTatccggaggcgacgcgcaagACCCAGCGGTAG
- a CDS encoding hypothetical protein (encoded by transcript BESB_030700) → MVSYCPVVGAGKTKVINNVHRVVRRWPQTPLSFLGRRYRGAGTSHVRRLADATSDEEGAQADIAQLSERIKTLSEELFKQRRFFRNFVMMWGSLQGYKANTKRKPRKNPLPDDVLMHRYAKAAAPKLKQANLWAGCLDRLADKIADLQSDLDRRTSGQGAAHQNRHRRGVKAKTHAGSSGDERRPSRGDTDAGPSTPSTSSAAGTGLLSPTPLDVVKEQLDTAVRESRRLTIRVWCARCKLARLRKRTGTEDKVTRATEAYDEALAQSLHQQELVKRLSKKLRDLRKEAKRNSTSTRASETGWYGALARLQRYDITPRPQDENIPWHTRPSVRTLRQHHRTSQPILLKDVAPRRASRRGVAVLEALIPEPFPRSTQEHGSPDWEAATEPSLDHASSPSEQDPLEGTSGSEKLLSKAQRPRLQLEQPQSASSSTSSVAQHPSLPSPGSAVGNSPLADNPASGDAPTAFGPPPTPYSSDLPLWSYGAHLAAEGPAGFPDPWAASSASSSPHLLSPSAEAVLLSVLRAEPFLPGDDAWPRAPSPRYSSYATGEDRDTSSDPEDEFAAGAPSLEFVGGLLASASPSPGMPPTRRDQSPSGAGSAGGDRIAKQMISDSDVARRKSVSSSQSLLPESTASRSLTSTGTHVKLRGTAGTDARATPSPSVTLEDPTMKATAQHPLTARQAQAQASAASGCTSVEVVAHKADKKSAKKKSLEAGVLDQGEVGGIDGSRLLHDAQPLGHLGPGAGASQAPQASLFGQAARSYAGVPHGGGDSPTGHAFQSDLQFWLQGRRIQFKQRESVGSGARADRDESGQAGSSGPSRSPSTRGNMSPHYPEATRKTQR, encoded by the exons ATGGTCTCCTACTGCCCGGTAGTTGGAGCAGGAAAGACCAAAGTGATCAACAACGTGCATCGCGTGGTTCGGCGTTGGCCCCAGACCCCCCTTTCGTTTCTTGGGAGACGGTATCGTGGGGCGGGTACAAGTCATGTTCGTAGACTGGCGGACGCGACCTCTGACGAAGAGGGCGCTCAAGCAGATATTGCGCAGCTCTCTGAACGCATCAAAACGCTTTCTGAGGAACTGTTTAAACAACGCCGATTTTTTCGCAATTTCGTGATGATGTGGGGTTCGCTTCAGGGCTACAAGGCGAATACCAAGCGGAAGCCGCGCAAA AATCCCCTACCCGACGACGTCTTAATGCATCGCTACGCAAAGGCTGCCGCCCCCAAACTGAAGCAGGCGAACCTCTGGGCTGGCTGCCTAGACAGGCTGGCAGACAAGATCGCCGACCTACAGTCTGACCTCGATCGCCGAACTTCGGGACAGGGAGCTGCCCACCAGAACCGTCACAGGCGCGGCGTCAAGGCGAAAACGCACGCAGGGAGTTCAGGAGACGAGAGGCGACCAAGCAGGGGAGACACGGATGCAGGTCCGAGCACGCCCTCCACGTCATCTGCCGCAGGCACAGGTTTGTTGTCGCCGACTCCACTTGATGTAGTGAAGGAGCAGCTCGACACAGCAGTGAGAGAGAGCAGGCGGTTGACGATCCGTGTATGGTGCGCGCGGTGCAAGTTGGCCCGGCTCCGAAAGCGGACCGGGACAGAAGACAAAGTGACCCGAGCTACAGAAGCATACGACGAGGCTTTGGCTCAGTCCCTCCACCAACAAGAACTTGTAAAGAGGCTCAGCAAAAAGCTACGAGACTTAaggaaggaagcgaagcgtAATTCAACCTCCACCCGCGCCAGTGAGACAGGTTGGTacggcgctctcgcgcgccttcagcgTTATGACATAACGCCCCGCCCCCAGGATGAAAACATCCCCTGGCACACGCGCCCGTCTGTCCGGACCCTGCGCCAGCATCACAGGACCTCTCAGCCTATATTGCTGAAGGATGTAGCCCCCCGTCGAGCTTCTCGCCGTGGGGTGGCCGTCTTGGAAGCCCTAATCCCTGAACCGTTTCCCCGGTCCACTCAAGAGCATGGATCGCCTGACTGGGAGGCCGCAACCGAACCCAGCCTCGACCATGCCAGCAGCCCGTCAGAACAGGATCCTCTGGAGGGAACCAGTGGATCCGAAAAACTGTTAAGCAAGGCGCAACGGCCGCGTTTGCAACTGGAGCAGCCGCAATCCGCATCATCTTCCACAT CCTCAGTCGCCCAGCATCCGTCGTTGCCGTCGCCTGGCAGCGCAGTTGGCAACAGCCCCCTCGCAGACAACCCGGCATCCGGAGACGCGCCTACTGCCTTTGGTCCTCCACCAACGC CCTATTCGTCCGACCTTCCGTTGTGGTCATATGGCGCCCACCTAGCTGCCGAGGGTCCAGCAGGTTTTCCGGACCCCTGGGCAGCCTCATCTGCTTCATCGTCGCCTCACCTGC TATCACCGAGTGCCGAAGCAGTACTTCTGTCTGTGTTGAGGGCGGAGCCCTTCCTTCCTGGCGATGATGCCTGGCCACGGGCCCCCAGTCCCCGATACAGCTCATATGCAACGGGGGAAGATCGCGACACCTCATCTGATCCAGAAGATGAGTTTGCAGCTGGCGCGCCTTCACTGGAGTTTGTGGGCGGACTGCTTGCATCTGCATCGCCATCGCCGGGGATGCCGCCGACGCGTAGGGACCAGTCTCCCtcaggcgcaggcagcgcaggcggagaccggATTGCGAAACAGATGATTTCAGATTCGGACGTAGCAAGACGCAAGAGTGTGAGTTCTTCCCAGAGCCTGCTGCCAGAGTCTACAGCATCTCGGTCCCTCACGAGTACCGGAACTCACGTAAAGCTGCGGGGCACGGCCGGCACTGACGCAAGAGCGACCCCGTCGCCCAGCGTGACCCTGGAGGACCCTACAATGAAGGCGACCGCTCAACATCCCTTGACAGCAAGGCAGGCCCAGGCGCAAGCTTCAGCCGCGTCAGGATGCACTA GCGTCGAGGTCGTCGCGCACAAGGCAGACAAAAAGTCCGCAAAAAAGAAGTCACTAGAAGCCGGGGTTCTTGATCAGGGCGAGGTGGGAGGGATCGATGGCAGCAGACTGCTACACGATGCACAACCCCTGGGTCACCTGGGCCCTGGCGCTGGGGCTTCACAGGCACCTCAAGCATCTCTGTTCGGCCAGGCTGCCCGCTCGTACGCAGGGGTGCCGCACGGCGGTGGGGACTCTCCCACAGGTCACGCATTTCAATCGGACCTGCAGTTTTGGCTACAAGGCAGGAGAATACAGTTCAAGCAACGCGAGTCTGTGGGATCCGGGGCAA GGGCCGATCGTGACGAATCAGGCCAGGCCGGGTCCAGTGGTCCCTCCAGGTCACCGTCGACGCGAGGGAACATGTCCCCTCACTatccggaggcgacgcgcaagACCCAGCGGTAG
- a CDS encoding hypothetical protein (encoded by transcript BESB_030710), which translates to MSRNTSPTAVLGSEGYKANASRRRAKECFAERLVQANLWAGCLETLADGNASLTSGAEFGDKQQPAGIVTCVKTGGNRAGGSGDKEPPSSGDAAAGPITAFTPPGSSISIFLTLTTLAAVEAHVVVESKADALLKKKMSYRKDKLCRGRVRTVQEGAKMQADIRVKCSIDKASSPPHPHLGQARGASPMEVSALFMWLDFTLIVLAPISSSGVYTAPQRPATSADPCVATPSSSSPHLPPSMSKPHFCLCWKRNSPFLAMITGHGDTGVGTP; encoded by the exons ATGTCTCGGAATACGTCGCCGACTGCTGTTCTCGGATCAGAG GGCTACAAGGCGAATGCTAGCCGGAGGCGTGCAAA AGAGTGTTTCGCCGAAAGACTGGTGCAGGCCAACCTCTGGGCTGGCTGTCTAGAAACGCTGGCTGACGGGAATGCCAGTCTGACCTCTGGCGCCGAGTTCGGCGACAAGCAGCAGCCTGCAGGAATCGTGACATGTGTGAAGACAGGGGGGaaccgcgcaggcggctcaGGGGACAAGGAACCACCAAGCAGTGgagacgcggctgcaggccccATTACGGCCTTCACACCACCTGGCTCTAGCATAAGCATATTTTTGACGCTGACTACGTTGGCTGCCGTGGAGGCGCATGTCGTGGTGGAGAGTAAAGCGGACGCCCTGTTGAAGAAAAAAATGAGCTACCGAAAAGACAAG CTATGTAGGGGCCGGGTACGAACGGTGCAAGAGGGCGCCAAGATGCAGGCCGATATCCGAGTGAAATGTTCAATCGACAAAGCGTCCTCCCCCCCGCACCCCCATCTGGGCCAAGCCCGAGGCGCCTCACCAATGGAGGTCTCTGCCCTGTTCATGTGGCTCGACTTCACCCTTATCGTCCTAGCTCCAATTTCTTCATCTGGCGTCTACACCGCTCCCCAGCGTCCAGCAACTTCTGCGGATCCCTGCGTAGCAACACCTTCTTCATCGTCCCCTCACCTGC CACCGTCCATGTCGAAGCCACATTTTTGTCTCTGTTGGAAGAGGAACTCTCCCTTCTTAGCGATGATCACTGGCCACGGGGACACAGGCGTCGGCACGCCCTAA
- a CDS encoding hypothetical protein (encoded by transcript BESB_030720): MLLAMRSQRVAFGWQLAQVQRLVEQLGGHPLVSTDFPSLPLAVTPTERRMNAGEDSTEQEGQVSATRPRKTALAISGHGSGDGEQKPQERQLVSCSTWAAVAGRDTHTDTERQEDMPATTATPEELTAASDESAGKPITEPQQHACGGILGRASGCTCAGCESKTSVGVSSPKGRDKDGSIAVSGPDFDFQLLSSARSRTTGSRAVHSCHSDNRCTKVEDRSTVSLCADALPPLCPLRLIQYRRHSASIRKGSDELQSLHTRIQRIRAVASGVHFEDAYEVLANGNRTQSEPSESGTAEVQGDMESPCSRASTLRSIKHVRQSLSEEIPLSLAGQAWCTDSEGTKADRGPLGVDDLAVSMRLGNGSPKHLGCAGREYPGGQLAGTWERAPLSPSTRVEAVGKSLRTRVTYESSENEGGMQTAGETREYLLKQQRERQQLLREELEKSRGELARIEHLRHLQAKTRLLKPAREPLQIQTTLQVKTPRSSDVNGNNGRARSQGGCSASASTMPLSLTHSRPRCHGNQDLALREEFKVTETSISVPTDEPSIRPLSRRCLHSPSERYPPLPQDDIPTPSHSPPPPVCHPRTCAFQDMLMDWRSFGRDAAGVWMNARLHDSRTGCEHCTYQRNKSGIAKNLVCQLCGQGAQVAAHADNLLVDGAACDVHTSASGQGGHKYGKGRYRGESSQSPRHSRDPDRNLGCEEGRFIGQCSRVMTGVPRSWMIRLHDAVEPFAARRLVTPRVSITAKPAARWAESISPNNAASSASSTASSRDQARRVPRKASRTPHVSRQQLAVPGTTMGPTKNLPIHDTAARLFRADADTVASLLWAKSLRTDDGLRGTGSSRSRLKESTTGGAASSSTMRPPTIPQSKQRNWNSPTPSAQGSRLIGSPATLHKLRFHSACSAFEKAFASNSRVRVCSDGPHGALPDRPNTAAQAEATAAHAYNVRDSHPGARLSTEDMPMKPIEVKLKIHVPQEKASCLRPICPLTVRRLDPATHRMFFPKGQRYLNTFSAEVPDDHSVAAVVSEGDTPVAVIRVRVTADAPDRPL; encoded by the exons ATGCTTTTAGCTATGCGGTCGCAACGGGTCGCGTTCGGCTGGCAGCTCGCCCAGGTACAGCGGCTCGTCGAACAGTTAGGCGGTCACCCTTTAGTCAGTACTGATTTTCCGTCTCTTCCTCTTGCAGTAACTCCGACCGAGAGGAGAATGAATGCAGGCGAAGACAGTACCGAACAGGAGGGGCAAGTGTCAGCCACAAGACCAAGGAAGACTGCGCTCGCAATATCAGGTCACGGCTCCGGTGATGGTGAACAAAAGCCTCAGGAGAGACAGCTCGTGTCATGCTCCACCTGGGCAGCTGTTGCCGGCCGAGATACTCACACAGATACAGAGAGACAAGAGGATatgccggcgacgacggcaacTCCGGAAGAACTCACGGCCGCATCTGATGAATCAGCAGGGAAGCCCATCACCGAGCCTCAGCAGCACGCTTGTGGCGGAATCCTCGGTCGTGCTTCAGGATGCACATGCGCCGGATGCGAATCCAAGACGTCCGTGGGTGTATCTTCACCTAAAGGCCGAGACAAAGACGGCAGCATCGCGGTCTCGGGTCCAGATTTCGACTTCCAGCTACTGTCTTCGGCACGCTCACGCACCACGGGGTCCAGAGCAGTACATTCGTGTCATTCCGACAACAGGTGCACAAAAGTTGAGGACAGAAGCACGGTCTCACTTTGTGCGGATGCCTTGCCACCACTTTGTCCTCTGAGACTTATCCAATACCGTCGTCACTCTGCTTCCATCCGCAAAGGGTCGGACGAGCTTCAGAGTCTGCATACGCGGATTCAGCGCATTCGAGCTGTCGCATCAGGCGTTCACTTTGAAGATGCGTATGAGGTGCTGGCGAATGGCAATCGTACTCAGTCGGAGCCTTCAGAAAGTGGAACTGCTGAAGTTCAAGGAGACATGGAAAGTCCGTGCAGCAGGGCGTCTACTCTGCGTTCAATCAAACACGTGAGGCAGTCGCTCAGTGAGGAAATACCCCTCAGCTTGGCTGGACAAGCCTGGTGCACCGATTCTGAGGGAACTAAAGCGGATAGGGGACCGCTGGGAGTGGATGACCTGGCTGTCTCTATGAGGCTTGGCAACGGCAGTCCAAAACACCTTGGctgcgcagggagagagtACCCTGGTGGACAGCTAGCTGGCACATGGGAGCGTGCCCCCCTGTCACCATCCACTAGGGTGGAAGCGGTAGGAAAAAGTCTGCGGACAAGAGTAACATACGAGAGTTCAGAGAACGAGGGCGGTATGCAAACAGCTGGAGAGACCCGGGAGTACTTGCTGAAGCAACAGCGAGAACGTCAGCAATTACTGCGGGAAGAACTGGAGAAAAGCAGGGGTGAGTTAGCGCGGATCGAACACCTCCGACACCTTCAGGCCAAGACGCGGTTGCTTAAGCCCGCACGAGAACCGTTGCAAATTCAGACAACTCTGCAGGTGAAAACTCCGCGATCTTCAGATGTTAACGGCAATAATGGTCGTGCACGGTCGCAAGGAGGCTGTAGTGCATCCGCATCTACCATGCCTTTGTCGTTGACGCATTCGCGCCCCAGATGCCACGGAAATCAGGACTTGGCCCTACGGGAAGAGTTCAAGGTGACAGAGACGAGCATAAGTGTTCCCACTGACGAACCTAGCATTCGTCCTTTATCTCGCCGCTGCTTGCATTCGCCTAGCGAGCGCTACCCTCCACTCCCACAGGATGATATTCCAACACCGAGCCAcagcccgcctcctcctgtaTGCCACCCTAGGACCTGCGCTTTCCAAGACATGCTTATGGACTGGCGATCTTTCGGTAGAGATGCCGCCGGTGTCTGGATGAATGCACGCCTGCACGATTCAAGGACGGGGTGCGAACATTGTACTTATCAACGAAACAAAAGCGGCATTGCGAAAAACTTGGTGTGCCAGTTATGTGGTCAAGGAGCTCAGGTGGCAGCTCATGCCGATAACTTACTGGTTGATGGCGCGGCTTGTGATGTACATACTTCTGCTTCTGGACAGGGAGGTCACAAATATGGGAAAGGACGCTACCGTGGCGAAAGCAGCCAATCTCCAAGGCACTCCCGGGACCCCGATCGAAATCTAGGTTGCGAAGAGGGGCGCTTCATTGGTCAGTGCTCCCGGGTAATGACAGGCGTTCCGAGATCTTGGATGATAAGACTTCATGATGCAGTTGAGCCGTTTGCCGCTCGGAGATTAGTCACTCCTCGTGTCTCGATCACAGCGAAACCGGCGGCTCGATGGGCAGAATCAATTTCTCCCAACAATGCTGCCAGTTCTGCGTCATCAACGGCCTCTAGTCGTGATCAGGCTAGACGGGTTCCACGAAAAGCCTCACGAACACCACATGTTTCTAGACAACAGCTGGCTGTCCCAGGCACAACTATGGGACCAACGAAAAATTTACCCATCCACGATACCGCTGCAAGACTGTTCCGGGCAGACGCAGATACTGTTGCGTCCCTATTGTGGGCAAAAAGTCTGCGGACGGATGACGGATTGCGGGGCACAGGAAGCAGTAGGTCACGACTCAAGGAGTCGACGACTGGTGgagcggcgtcttcctctaCGATGCGGCCACCAACAATTCCTCAGTCCAAG CAGCGTAACTGGAACTCGCCAACACCATCTGCGCAAGGATCGCGGCTCATCGGCTCTCCAGCGACTTTACACAAGCTCCGTTTCCACTCAGCATGCTCCGCATTTGAGAAGGCATTTGCTTCAAACAGTCGCGTAAGAGTGTGCAGTGATGGCCCCCATGGTGCACTGCCAGATCGACCCAATACCGCCGCCCAGGcggaagcgacggcggcccATGCGTACAATGTCCGTGACAGTCATCCCGGCGCCCGGTTGTCGACTGAGGACATGCCGATGAAGCCGATCGAGGTGAAACTAAAAATCCACGTCCCTCAAGAGAAAGCATCATGTCTGCGACCCATCTGTCCGTTGACGGTCCGAAGACTAGATCCCGCAACTCACAGAATGTTTTTTCCAAAGGGCCAGAGGTATTTGAACACATTCTCGGCCGAGGTTCCCGACGACCACTCTGTAGCG GCTGTCGTCTCAGAGGGGGACACTCCTGTTGCTGTTATACGCGTTCGCGTAACGGCTGATGCCCCCGACAGGCCACTCTAG